From Microplitis mediator isolate UGA2020A chromosome 11, iyMicMedi2.1, whole genome shotgun sequence, one genomic window encodes:
- the LOC130677643 gene encoding uncharacterized protein LOC130677643, with protein sequence MSPKYFYLIIAIVGFVNANPFDQPLEYEADSRQINVASDNLDAPPDLPLFAKYQNPLVNLANKKDTNVNVNDYRNDPNSQLQSIQDRKNNPINFGNEDNESKLDVAPKHLNFPESKNPSLDLVNEKDSNSNIYDYESNANSQLQSIQNQKNKLGKLRSQESDSKQVVGSGILDQASKISKASKFKNPSLDLVNEKDSNLEINNHQSNANSQLQSIQNQKNKLSKLINGESDSKQVEGSETLDHASNILKASKFKSPSHGLVNEKDSNLNINDYQSNSNLQLQSIQDRKNKLSKLRNKNTDSTLDAALKSRHHSSKLLKASKLKNPSLHLLNEKDSNLNINDYQSNSNLQLQNIQDRKKKLSKLKIKDSDSTVDVVLNSRHKPSKKVSHLSKFRNPLKHSTNEEKNFNLNNNQNNQHFKLKHPNLNKHKTNNIKKEASDLMIKLDGVKTKNERDREIFNYIKGEPHNDCPNTRNKNHFTEIFAPNISSLPLEEDLKVGHDPESSKSSKIYVGEDVTICWTEITTIKENKLLAPPNLLVIREYAISFENAATIPDEYLECSKMDGEISDDRRTVCDSNFPSVIDQDTRKSRVINTTTVSREGNLDITQIKLIKCGVGSLVTRDVFKTGKENTGKRIEIKVSPLTKSVEDYCHTEAEDEPKFNMRKVEQPEYNDDDEDGVLSTGIQANIFSTTPQSIAQDLLESSENTSCSGLHCPLNSDNLNKHTKIDMEILDKEKNSFEEKSSVKIDSTTATIETSLINDVNLVANISFSTEHELTSTSAPITPETVIKTVDLGPSNLNVLVGHDLKLGSTNVEEKTTKIVDHNDQNLQLKSTLKTDDLDEDYSGSGSGDCSEEVETEGPITLEPNDDNYDIKIRNNTSIHIVEDSLTTTTTDATPIDVERKLHEISTTSETRKSTMPINSLVIETPDKNGKHRLALKIRVSLEEIDNNEPHRIADIEKNLTLDERLTEHGNHSLLQQLQALNNSGDSLEAIKEILNCSLLDKISDDVINNPGRIQRRSADNEKSEVIKECLPEIHEDVKTGLHNVLSKVPSLDSSNDNKNNNTNVNVNTNTSTAHKSKRSVDEGVEELSRWSNERFMKLQTGGQLHSITELTVLRNTNDDC encoded by the exons ATGTCacctaaatatttttatttaattattgcg attgtTGGATTCGTTAATGCCAATCCTTTTGATCAACCACTCGAGTATGAG gcTGACAGTAGACAAATTAATGTAGCTTCAGATAATCTTGATGCACCTCCAGATCTTCCGCTTTTTGCTAAATATCAGAACCCATTAGTAAATTTAGCAAATAAAAAGGATACAAATGTAAACGTTAATGACTATCGAAATGATCCGAATTCTCAATTACAAAGCATTCaagatcgaaaaaataatccgataaattttggaaatgaagATAATGAAAGTAAACTGGATGTAGCTCCGAAGCATTTAAACTTTCCTGAATCTAAAAATCCATCGCTTGATTTAGTAAACGAAAAGGATTCAAATTCGAATATCTATGATTATGAAAGTAATGCAAACTCCCAATTGcaaagtattcaaaatcaaaaaaataaactgggTAAACTCAGAAGTCAAGAAAGTGATAGTAAACAGGTTGTAGGTTCAGGAATTCTCGATCAGGCTTCAAAGATTTCAAAAGcctctaaatttaaaaatccatcGCTGGATTTAGTAAATGAAAAGGATTCAAATTTGGAAATCAATAATCATCAAAGTAATGCAAATTCTCAATTGcaaagtattcaaaatcaaaaaaataaactgagtAAACTCATAAATGGAGAAAGTGATAGTAAACAGGTTGAAGGTTCAGAAACTCTTGATCAtgcttcaaatattttaaaagcgTCCAAATTTAAGAGTCCATCGCATGGTCTAGTAAATGAAAAggattcaaatttgaatattaatgatTATCAAAGTAATTCAAATCTTCAGTTGCAAAGTATTCAAgaccgaaaaaataaattgagtaaaCTTAGAAATAAAAACACTGATAGTACACTAGATGCTGCTTTAAAAAGTCGTCATCACTCTTCAAAGCTCTTAAAAgcttctaaattaaaaaatccatcgcttcatttattaaatgaaaaggattcaaatttgaatattaatgatTATCAAAGTAATTCAAATCTTCAATTGCAAAATATTCAAGACCGAAAAAAGAAACTAAGTAAACTCAAAATTAAAGACAGCGATAGTACAGTAGATGTAGTTTTAAACAGTCGTCATAAACCTTCTAAAAAGGTTTCACACCTTTCCAAATTCCGTAATCCTTTGAAACATTCAACAAATGAGGagaaaaactttaatttaaataacaatcaaaataatcagcattttaaattaaaacaccctaacttaaataaacataagacaaataatataaaaaaggaAGCTAGCGATTTAATGATAAAACTCGATGGTGTTAAAACCAAAAACGAACGCGACAGAGAAATATTTAACTATATAAAAGGAGAGCCTCATAACGATTGCCCGAACACACGGAACAAAAATCACTTTACAGAAATTTTTGCTCCCAACATTTCATCACTTCCTTTAGAAGAAGACCTCAAAGTTGGGCATGATCCTGAATCAAGCAAGTCAAGCAAAATTTATGTCGGTGAAGACGTGACCATTTGCTGGACAGAAATAAcgacaataaaagaaaacaaattattagcACCGCCGAATCTACTGGTGATACGTGAATATGCTATTTCATTTGAAAACGCAGCGACTATTCCCGATGAATATTTAGAGTGTTCTAAAATGGACGGAGAAATTTCAGATGACAGGCGTACAGTTTGcgattcaaattttccctCGGTTATTGATCAAGACACCAGAAAAAGTAGAGTAATAAACACGACGACAGTAAGTCGTGAAGGAAATCTTGATATTACgcagattaaattaattaaatgtggTGTAGGCTCGCTTGTGACTAGAGATGTTTTTAAAACTGGGAAAGAAAATACTGGTAAACGGATTGAAATTAAGGTAAGTCCGTTGACTAAGAGTGTTGAAGACTACTGTCATACGGAGGCTGAAGATGAACCGAAATTCAATATGAGAAAAGTTGAACAACCTGAATATAATGATGACGATGAAGATGGAGTATTATCTACTGGTATTCAAGCCAATATTTTCTCTACTACACCACAAAGTATTGCTCAAGATTTACTGGAGAGTAGTGAAAACACTTCATGCTCAGGATTACACTGTCCTTTAAATTCTGATAATCTAAATAAACATACGAAAATTGATATGGAAATTTTAGACAAAGAGAAAAATAGTTTTGAAGAAAAATCGAGTGTAAAAATAGATTCTACTACTGCGACTATCGAAACATCGTTGATAAATGACGTTAATCTTGTAGCAAATATTAGTTTTTCGACAGAACACGAATTAACGTCTACATCAGCGCCAATAACTCCCGAAACTGTAATAAAAACTGTGGACTTAGGCCCTAGTAATCTGAATGTATTGGTGGGTCATGATTTGAAATTGGGAAGCACGAATGTAGAAGAAAAAACCACGAAAATTGTGGATCATAATGACCAAAATTTGCAATTAAAATCAACCTTAAAGACAGATGATTTGGATGAAGATTATTCGGGATCTGGTTCTGGTGACTGTTCGGAAGAAGTGGAAACCGAAGGACCCATAACTCTGGAGCcaaatgatgataattatgatattAAGATTCGTAATAACACTAGTATTCATATCGTTGAAGATTCATTGACAACAACTACGACTGATGCAACACCCATTGATGTTGAGCGTAAATTGCACGAAATATCAACGACATCTGAGACGAGAAAAAGTACTATGCCGATTAATTCACTCGTGATTGAAACCCCCGATAAAAATGGAAAACACCGACTTGCCTTGAAAATAAGAGTTTCATTAGAGGAGATTGATAATAACGAGCCTCACAGGATTGCGGACATTGAGAAAAACTTGACTTTAGATGAACGGCTTACTGAGCATGGAAACCACAGCCTTTTGCAGCAATTACAGGCATTAAATAACTCTGGCGATAGCTTAGAAGCTATCAAAGAGATTTTAAACTGTTCATTGCTTGATAAAATATCTGATGATGTCATCAATAATCCGGGAAGAATCCAACGCAGGTCTGCAGATAATGAGAAAAGTGAAGTAATTAAAGAGTGTCTTCCAGAAATTCACGAGGACGTTAAAACCGGCTTACATAATGTCTTAAGCAAAGTACCCAGCCTCGATTCttcaaatgataataaaaataataatactaatgtTAATGTTAATACAAATACGAGCACTGCACATAAAAGTAAGCGATCAGTCGATGAAGGTGTTGAGGAATTGAGTAGATGGTCTAATGAAAGATTCATGAAATTGCAAACAGGTGGTCAGCTTCATAGTATTACTGAGCTTACTGTTTTAAGAAATACTAATGAcgattgttaa